Proteins encoded together in one Bacteroides ovatus window:
- a CDS encoding bifunctional metallophosphatase/5'-nucleotidase: MKRIQILFLLCLALSFTFSIFAQDKDTKEVIILQTSDVHSRIEPVNQKGDEYYNKGGFLRRAVFLEQFRKEHKNVLLFDCGDISQGTPYYNMFRGEVEVKLMNEMGYDAMTIGNHEFDFDVDNMERIFKMANFPVVCANYNLDATVLKDIVKPYVVLEKYGLRIGVFGLGTQPEGMIQANKCEGVVYEDPVRVSNEIAALLKDEEGCDLVVCLSHLGIQMDEHLVAGTRNIDVILGGHSHTFMKGPKIYLNMDGKEVPVMHTGKNGVRVGRLDLTLKHK, translated from the coding sequence ATGAAAAGAATTCAGATATTATTCCTGTTATGTCTTGCATTGAGCTTTACTTTCTCAATTTTTGCGCAGGATAAGGATACCAAAGAAGTGATTATTTTACAAACAAGCGATGTGCATAGTCGTATCGAACCTGTCAATCAGAAGGGGGACGAATACTATAATAAAGGTGGTTTTCTTCGCCGGGCTGTTTTTCTCGAACAGTTCCGCAAGGAGCATAAGAATGTGCTGCTTTTCGACTGCGGAGATATTTCTCAGGGAACACCTTATTATAATATGTTCCGCGGAGAAGTGGAAGTTAAACTAATGAATGAAATGGGTTACGATGCTATGACTATCGGTAACCATGAGTTTGATTTCGATGTGGATAATATGGAACGTATTTTCAAGATGGCTAATTTCCCGGTTGTTTGTGCCAACTATAATCTGGATGCTACGGTATTGAAAGATATAGTTAAACCCTACGTCGTTCTTGAGAAATATGGTTTGAGAATTGGTGTGTTTGGCCTTGGAACCCAACCCGAAGGGATGATTCAGGCTAATAAATGCGAAGGAGTCGTTTATGAAGATCCTGTCCGCGTATCCAACGAAATAGCTGCTTTGTTGAAAGACGAAGAAGGTTGTGATTTGGTAGTATGCCTGTCTCATCTGGGCATTCAAATGGATGAACATCTGGTTGCCGGAACACGCAATATCGACGTGATTCTGGGCGGGCACTCTCATACATTTATGAAAGGGCCCAAAATATACTTGAATATGGACGGAAAAGAGGTGCCTGTTATGCACACGGGAAAAAATGGTGTTCGTGTAGGCCGTCTCGATTTGACTTTAAAACATAAATGA
- a CDS encoding 5'-nucleotidase C-terminal domain-containing protein, whose translation MKQTYAKYLMVAALAGGFLFTSCRTARETTAQYEITKVEGSMITIDSVWDTHPNAKAAEILKPYKEKVDAMMYEVIGTSAMKMDKGGPESLLSNLVAGVLQQAAVQVLGKPADMGLVNMGGLRNILPEGDITVGDVFEILPFENSLCVLTMKGTDLRRLFEAIASLHGEGVSGIRLEITKNGKLLNAFVGEKPLKDDQLYTVATIDYLADGNGRMDAFLQAEKRVCPEDATLRGLFLDYVRKQTAEGKAITSKLDGRISIK comes from the coding sequence ATGAAACAGACTTATGCAAAGTATCTGATGGTGGCAGCGTTGGCAGGAGGCTTCCTGTTTACTTCCTGCCGGACCGCACGCGAGACTACGGCTCAGTACGAAATAACTAAAGTAGAGGGCAGCATGATAACGATTGATTCTGTTTGGGACACCCATCCCAACGCGAAAGCTGCCGAAATCTTAAAGCCTTATAAGGAAAAGGTGGATGCGATGATGTATGAAGTCATCGGCACCAGTGCGATGAAAATGGACAAAGGAGGTCCCGAAAGTTTACTTTCCAACCTTGTTGCAGGTGTTTTGCAGCAAGCGGCTGTTCAGGTGTTGGGGAAACCTGCTGATATGGGATTGGTAAATATGGGCGGCTTGCGTAATATCTTGCCCGAAGGAGATATCACGGTAGGCGATGTGTTTGAAATTCTTCCTTTTGAGAATTCTCTTTGCGTACTGACTATGAAAGGAACAGACTTGAGACGTCTTTTTGAAGCGATTGCATCTCTGCACGGAGAAGGAGTGAGCGGTATCCGCCTTGAAATCACCAAAAATGGAAAGTTGCTGAACGCCTTTGTCGGTGAAAAACCACTAAAGGATGACCAGCTTTACACGGTGGCCACTATCGACTATCTGGCAGATGGAAATGGACGGATGGATGCTTTCCTGCAGGCAGAAAAGAGAGTATGCCCCGAAGACGCAACCTTACGCGGACTATTTCTTGATTATGTACGCAAACAGACTGCCGAAGGCAAAGCGATTACCTCCAAACTGGATGGACGTATTAGCATAAAATAA
- the rplS gene encoding 50S ribosomal protein L19, with product MDLIKIAEEAFATGKQHPSFKAGDTVTVAYRIIEGNKERVQLYRGVVIKIAGHGDKKRFTVRKMSGTIGVERIFPIESPAIDSIEVNKVGKVRRAKLYYLRALTGKKARIKEKRAN from the coding sequence ATGGATTTAATTAAAATTGCAGAAGAAGCATTTGCTACCGGAAAACAGCACCCGAGCTTCAAAGCAGGAGACACTGTAACAGTAGCATATCGTATTATCGAGGGTAACAAAGAACGTGTACAGTTGTACCGTGGTGTTGTTATCAAAATCGCCGGTCACGGAGACAAGAAACGTTTTACTGTACGTAAAATGTCAGGAACTATAGGCGTAGAAAGAATTTTCCCAATCGAATCACCGGCTATCGATAGCATCGAAGTGAACAAGGTAGGTAAAGTTCGTCGCGCTAAATTGTACTACCTGCGCGCTCTTACTGGTAAGAAAGCTAGAATCAAAGAAAAAAGAGCTAACTAA
- a CDS encoding ROK family protein has product MNSNMEKPYVVGIDIGGTNTVFGIVDARGTIIASSSIKTSGYPTVEEYADEVCKSLLPLIIANGGVDKIRGIGIGAPNGNYYTGTIEFAPNLPWKGILPLAAMFEERLGIPTALTNDANAAAIGEMTYGAARGMKDFIMITLGTGVGSGIVINGQMVYGHDGFAGELGHVIARRDGRLCGCGRKGCLETYCSATGVARTAREFLAARTDASLLRNIPAENITSKDVYDAAVQGDKLAQEIFNFTGNILGEALADAIAFSSPEAIVLFGGLAKSGDYIMKPIQKSIDDNILNIYKGKTKLLVSELKDSDAAVLGASALAWELKDLKE; this is encoded by the coding sequence ATGAATTCAAACATGGAAAAACCCTACGTAGTAGGTATTGACATAGGCGGAACGAATACCGTCTTTGGAATTGTAGACGCACGCGGAACTATTATTGCCAGCAGTTCAATCAAAACATCTGGTTACCCTACAGTAGAAGAATACGCTGATGAAGTGTGTAAAAGTCTGCTTCCATTGATTATTGCTAATGGTGGTGTTGATAAAATCAGAGGTATTGGTATCGGTGCTCCGAATGGCAACTACTACACGGGAACGATTGAATTTGCTCCGAACCTGCCTTGGAAGGGAATTCTTCCGTTGGCTGCCATGTTTGAAGAAAGACTGGGTATCCCCACTGCTTTGACAAACGACGCAAACGCTGCTGCTATCGGTGAAATGACTTACGGTGCTGCCCGTGGTATGAAAGACTTTATCATGATTACACTGGGTACTGGTGTGGGTAGCGGTATCGTTATCAACGGTCAGATGGTGTATGGTCATGACGGTTTTGCAGGTGAATTGGGACACGTTATCGCCCGTCGCGATGGTCGTCTTTGCGGTTGTGGCCGTAAGGGATGTCTGGAAACTTACTGTTCGGCTACCGGTGTAGCTCGCACAGCTCGCGAATTCCTTGCTGCCCGTACGGATGCTAGCTTGCTTCGTAACATTCCTGCAGAAAACATCACTTCAAAAGATGTGTATGATGCAGCTGTACAAGGTGATAAACTGGCACAGGAAATCTTTAACTTTACAGGTAACATCTTGGGTGAAGCACTGGCAGATGCTATTGCATTCTCCAGCCCTGAAGCAATTGTATTGTTTGGTGGTTTGGCTAAGTCCGGTGACTATATCATGAAACCAATTCAGAAATCAATTGATGATAATATCCTGAATATCTATAAAGGCAAGACTAAACTGCTCGTTTCCGAATTGAAGGATTCTGATGCTGCTGTACTGGGCGCCAGTGCATTGGCTTGGGAACTGAAAGATTTGAAAGAATAA
- a CDS encoding ABC transporter ATP-binding protein, producing MIQLTNINKTYNNGAPLHVLKGINLNIEQGEFVSIMGASGSGKSTLLNILGILDNYDTGDYYLNNVLIKNLSETKAAEYRNRMIGFIFQSFNLISFKDAVENVALPLFYQGISRKKRNALALEYLDRLGLKDWAHHMPNEMSGGQKQRVAIARALITQPQIILADEPTGALDSKTSVEVMQILKDLHKLGMTIVVVTHESGVANQTDKIIHIKDGIIERIEDNIDHDASPFGKDGIMK from the coding sequence GTGATACAACTAACGAATATCAACAAGACCTACAACAACGGAGCGCCTCTCCATGTACTTAAAGGTATCAATCTCAACATTGAACAGGGAGAATTTGTTTCTATCATGGGAGCATCCGGGTCTGGGAAATCAACTTTACTCAACATATTGGGAATCCTCGACAACTACGATACCGGAGATTATTACCTGAACAACGTACTTATCAAGAACTTGAGCGAAACCAAAGCTGCCGAATACCGGAACCGTATGATCGGATTTATCTTCCAGTCATTCAATCTGATTTCCTTTAAAGATGCCGTAGAGAATGTAGCACTTCCTTTATTTTACCAGGGAATAAGTCGCAAAAAACGAAATGCGCTTGCCTTGGAATATCTCGACCGCCTGGGTTTAAAAGACTGGGCACATCACATGCCGAACGAAATGAGTGGCGGTCAGAAACAACGTGTAGCCATTGCACGAGCTTTAATCACCCAACCACAAATCATTCTGGCAGATGAACCAACAGGAGCTTTAGATAGCAAAACTTCTGTGGAAGTGATGCAGATTCTGAAAGATCTTCATAAACTGGGAATGACGATTGTCGTTGTCACCCACGAAAGTGGAGTCGCCAACCAGACAGACAAGATTATACATATCAAAGATGGAATCATCGAACGTATTGAAGATAATATCGACCATGACGCTTCTCCTTTCGGAAAAGACGGTATCATGAAATAA
- a CDS encoding ABC transporter permease → MIDIWQEIYSTIKRNKLRTFLTGFAVAWGIFMLIVLLGAGNGLIHAFEQSASERAMNSIKIFPGWTSKSYDGLKEGRRVQLDNKDMDATSHYFPNHVIKAGATVWQGGVNLSFGQEYVSLNLSGVYPNHTEVEVVKLFEGRFINEIDIKKRRKVIVLHKKTAEILFNKTHTEPIGQFVNAGNVVYQVVGLYNDKGDSGDSDAYIPFTTLQTIYNKGDKLNNLVMTTKNLETVEANEAFEAHYRKVLGANHRFDPTDHSAIWIWNRFTNYLQQQKGSGMLRIAIWVIGIFTLLSGIVGVSNIMLITVKERTREFGIRKALGAKPLSILWLIIVESVTITTIFGYIGMVAGIGVTEWMNSAFGNQTMDTGMWTETVFLNPTVDIRIAIQATLTLIIAGTLAGLFPARKAVSIRPIEALRAD, encoded by the coding sequence ATGATTGACATCTGGCAAGAAATATATAGTACCATCAAACGCAACAAGCTAAGAACTTTTCTCACAGGATTTGCCGTGGCATGGGGAATCTTTATGCTTATCGTCCTACTAGGTGCAGGCAACGGACTGATCCACGCATTCGAGCAATCGGCTTCCGAACGTGCCATGAACTCCATCAAGATTTTTCCGGGATGGACCAGTAAATCATACGACGGACTGAAAGAAGGAAGACGGGTGCAACTGGACAATAAAGACATGGATGCTACCAGTCATTATTTCCCGAATCATGTCATCAAGGCCGGAGCAACCGTGTGGCAGGGAGGCGTTAATCTTAGTTTCGGACAAGAATACGTCAGCCTGAACCTTTCCGGCGTATATCCCAATCATACAGAGGTAGAAGTCGTGAAGCTTTTCGAAGGACGTTTTATCAATGAAATCGATATCAAGAAACGCCGGAAAGTTATTGTGCTTCATAAGAAAACAGCAGAAATCCTTTTTAACAAGACTCATACCGAGCCAATCGGACAGTTTGTCAACGCCGGAAATGTGGTTTATCAGGTAGTAGGTCTTTATAATGATAAAGGAGATAGCGGAGACAGCGATGCCTACATTCCTTTTACCACTCTGCAAACGATTTATAATAAAGGAGACAAACTGAATAACCTGGTCATGACTACCAAAAATCTGGAAACAGTAGAGGCCAATGAGGCTTTTGAAGCCCATTACCGCAAAGTATTGGGAGCCAACCATCGGTTTGACCCAACGGACCACAGTGCTATCTGGATATGGAACCGGTTTACCAACTATCTGCAACAGCAGAAAGGTTCGGGCATGCTGCGTATCGCCATCTGGGTAATCGGCATCTTTACGTTACTTAGCGGAATCGTTGGAGTTTCCAACATCATGCTGATTACCGTCAAAGAACGTACCCGCGAGTTTGGTATTCGTAAGGCTTTGGGAGCCAAACCGCTTTCCATTCTCTGGTTGATTATCGTAGAGAGCGTCACCATCACCACCATATTCGGATATATCGGCATGGTAGCCGGTATCGGAGTGACCGAATGGATGAACAGCGCTTTCGGCAATCAGACCATGGACACCGGAATGTGGACGGAAACCGTTTTCCTGAATCCGACAGTAGATATAAGAATCGCCATACAGGCTACACTCACATTAATAATAGCTGGTACGTTAGCCGGATTATTCCCTGCCCGAAAAGCAGTTAGCATCCGACCGATCGAAGCACTTAGAGCAGATTAA
- a CDS encoding ABC transporter permease, whose product MRIDMDTCEEILITITRNKTRSLLTAFGVFWGIFMLVALIGGGQGLEDMMKKNFEGFATNSGFLVSQRTGEAYKGFRKGRWWNLESTDIDRLRSQVKEVEIITPSVARWGSKAVYEDKKYDCSVKGLYPDYLHIESQEMAYGRFINEVDIKEARKVCVIGKRIYESLFKPGEDPCGKYVRVDGIYYQVIGMSSSEGDMNIQGRASEAVTLPFTTMQQTYNLGGRIDVICFTAKHGVKVSEIQPKMEQVIKAAHYISPDDKQAVMCLNAEAMFSMVDNLFTGINILVWMVGLGTLLAGAIGVSNIMMVTVKERTTEIGIRRAIGARPKDILQQILSESMVLTTIAGMCGISFAVMVLQLVEMGANADGGDTRFQVTFGLAIGTCALLIALGMLAGLAPAYRAMAIKPIEAIRDE is encoded by the coding sequence ATGAGAATAGACATGGATACCTGTGAGGAAATCCTCATTACCATTACAAGAAATAAAACGAGAAGCCTGCTGACTGCATTCGGTGTTTTCTGGGGAATCTTTATGCTCGTAGCCCTTATCGGCGGCGGGCAAGGATTGGAGGACATGATGAAAAAGAACTTTGAAGGATTTGCCACCAATTCTGGTTTCCTTGTCTCGCAAAGAACGGGCGAGGCTTACAAAGGCTTCCGCAAAGGGAGATGGTGGAATCTGGAATCTACCGACATTGACCGTCTTCGCTCCCAAGTGAAAGAGGTGGAGATCATTACTCCGTCCGTAGCCCGTTGGGGTTCCAAAGCCGTATACGAAGATAAGAAATATGATTGTAGCGTGAAAGGATTGTATCCGGATTATCTCCACATTGAATCACAGGAAATGGCATACGGCAGGTTCATCAATGAGGTGGATATAAAGGAAGCACGCAAAGTATGTGTCATCGGAAAACGAATTTATGAAAGTCTTTTCAAACCGGGAGAAGACCCGTGTGGCAAATATGTAAGAGTAGATGGCATTTATTATCAAGTGATTGGCATGTCTTCTTCCGAAGGGGACATGAATATACAGGGACGGGCTTCGGAGGCCGTCACTCTTCCTTTCACTACGATGCAGCAAACATATAATCTGGGAGGACGAATTGATGTGATCTGTTTCACTGCGAAGCATGGAGTCAAAGTGTCTGAAATACAACCCAAAATGGAACAGGTCATTAAAGCCGCACATTATATCTCCCCGGATGACAAACAGGCTGTTATGTGCCTGAATGCCGAAGCTATGTTCTCTATGGTCGATAACCTGTTTACCGGTATCAACATACTTGTTTGGATGGTAGGATTGGGAACTTTGCTGGCAGGTGCCATCGGAGTATCCAATATTATGATGGTGACCGTTAAAGAACGTACCACTGAAATCGGTATCCGCCGGGCGATCGGTGCACGACCGAAAGATATTCTGCAACAAATTCTATCAGAGAGTATGGTACTTACCACCATTGCAGGAATGTGTGGAATATCCTTTGCCGTCATGGTGTTGCAACTTGTAGAGATGGGAGCCAACGCTGACGGAGGGGACACCCGTTTTCAAGTTACTTTCGGACTGGCAATCGGTACTTGTGCCCTTCTAATCGCACTGGGAATGTTGGCAGGTCTGGCACCTGCTTACCGGGCCATGGCTATCAAACCGATTGAGGCGATTCGGGATGAATAA
- a CDS encoding efflux RND transporter periplasmic adaptor subunit → MKKYLKITLLVVIAIILVGTFVFLYQKSKPKVITYETVRPEMTDLQKTTVATGKVEPRDEILIKPQISGIIDEVYKEAGQAVRKGEVIAKVKVIPELGQLNSAESRVRLAEINATQAETDFARVKKLYDGQLISREEYEKSEVALKQAREERQTAKDNLEIVKEGITKNSASFSSTMIRSTIDGLILDVPVKAGNSVIMSNTFNDGTTIATVANMNDMIFRGNIDETEVGRIHEQMPIKLTIGALQNLTFNAILEYISPKGVETNGANQFEIKAAITIPDSVQIRSGYSANAEIVLQKANQVLAVPESTVEFSGDSTFVYIMTDSVPEQKFQRTQVTAGMSDGIKIEIKKGVTVQDKIRGAEKKDK, encoded by the coding sequence ATGAAAAAGTATCTGAAAATCACATTATTGGTAGTCATTGCTATCATTCTTGTCGGAACATTCGTATTCCTTTATCAGAAATCCAAGCCTAAGGTAATCACTTACGAAACAGTTAGACCGGAAATGACTGACCTCCAAAAAACTACAGTAGCTACCGGAAAGGTGGAACCGAGAGACGAAATTTTAATCAAACCGCAAATTTCGGGTATTATCGACGAAGTATATAAAGAAGCCGGACAAGCTGTAAGAAAAGGGGAAGTTATTGCCAAAGTAAAAGTAATCCCTGAACTCGGACAACTGAATTCTGCAGAAAGCCGTGTGCGCCTGGCAGAAATTAATGCAACCCAGGCAGAAACGGATTTCGCCCGTGTGAAGAAGTTGTATGACGGTCAGTTAATTAGCCGGGAGGAATACGAGAAAAGTGAAGTGGCTTTGAAACAGGCTCGCGAAGAGAGACAGACGGCCAAAGACAATCTGGAAATCGTAAAAGAAGGAATTACCAAAAACAGTGCCTCTTTCAGTAGCACGATGATTCGCTCTACCATTGACGGGTTAATCCTGGACGTACCTGTAAAAGCTGGTAATTCGGTGATTATGAGTAATACGTTCAATGATGGAACCACGATTGCTACGGTAGCCAACATGAACGATATGATTTTCCGCGGTAATATTGATGAAACAGAAGTGGGACGTATCCACGAACAAATGCCAATCAAGCTGACCATCGGAGCTTTACAAAATCTGACTTTCAATGCCATTCTGGAATATATCTCTCCGAAAGGGGTGGAAACCAATGGAGCCAACCAGTTTGAAATCAAGGCTGCGATTACCATTCCGGATTCTGTTCAGATTCGTTCCGGATATTCGGCTAATGCGGAAATCGTATTACAAAAAGCCAATCAGGTATTGGCAGTGCCCGAAAGCACTGTTGAATTTAGTGGTGACTCTACATTTGTGTACATCATGACAGATTCAGTGCCCGAACAAAAGTTCCAGCGTACACAGGTGACTGCCGGTATGAGTGATGGAATCAAGATAGAAATCAAGAAAGGGGTAACCGTTCAGGACAAAATACGTGGTGCAGAGAAAAAAGATAAATAA
- a CDS encoding TolC family protein yields the protein MKIIRKTISALLLAGVGITSIQAQNNSSQAWTLRQCIDYAIEHNIEIRQSANNVEAGKVSVNTTKWARLPNLSGSASQNWSWGRTASPIDNSYSDINSANTSFSLGTNVPIFTGLQLSNQYSLAKLDLKAAIEDLNKAREDIAINVTSAYLQVLFNQELSKIAHNQVDLSKDQLKRIQGLQGVGKASSSEVAEAQARVAQDEMTAVQSDNTYKLSLLDLTQLLELPTPEGFVLESPKEELEFESLTPPDDIYTQALTYKPSIKAAEYRLQGSLNSIRIAQSAFYPQLSFSAGLGSNYYTVSGRSESSFGSQMKNNLNKYIGFNLSVPIFNRFATRNRVRTARLQQIDLSLKLDNSKKILYKEIQQAWYNALAAESKYNSSEVAVKANEESFRLMSEKFNNGKATFVEYNEAKLNLTKALSDKLQAKYDYLFRTKILDFYKGQVIE from the coding sequence ATGAAAATAATTCGTAAAACCATATCAGCCCTTCTGCTTGCCGGAGTCGGAATCACCTCCATTCAGGCACAGAACAACTCTTCGCAAGCGTGGACGCTGCGGCAATGTATCGACTATGCCATTGAACATAATATAGAAATCCGTCAATCGGCCAATAATGTCGAAGCAGGCAAAGTGAGTGTAAACACTACTAAATGGGCACGCCTTCCGAATCTGAGCGGTAGTGCCAGCCAAAACTGGAGTTGGGGTCGTACCGCTTCTCCGATAGACAACTCGTATAGTGACATCAACAGCGCCAATACCAGTTTCAGCTTGGGAACAAACGTACCTATATTTACCGGTTTGCAATTGTCCAACCAATATTCACTTGCCAAACTGGATTTAAAAGCTGCTATAGAAGATTTGAATAAAGCCAGAGAGGATATTGCAATCAATGTCACTTCGGCTTATTTACAGGTTTTATTCAATCAAGAATTAAGTAAGATTGCTCATAATCAGGTCGATTTAAGCAAAGACCAGTTAAAACGTATTCAAGGTCTTCAGGGAGTGGGTAAGGCATCCTCTTCTGAAGTGGCCGAAGCACAAGCCCGTGTTGCACAGGATGAAATGACTGCTGTACAATCAGACAATACGTACAAACTGTCCTTACTGGATCTCACCCAACTCTTGGAATTACCCACGCCTGAAGGATTTGTACTCGAAAGCCCTAAGGAAGAATTAGAGTTCGAATCTCTCACTCCGCCGGATGACATATATACACAGGCGCTTACTTACAAACCAAGCATTAAGGCTGCAGAATATCGTTTACAAGGTAGTCTTAATAGTATTCGTATTGCCCAAAGTGCGTTTTATCCACAACTCTCTTTCAGTGCCGGTCTGGGAAGTAATTATTATACGGTTAGCGGAAGATCAGAGAGCAGCTTCGGCAGTCAGATGAAAAACAATCTGAATAAATATATAGGATTTAATTTGAGCGTGCCAATCTTCAACCGTTTTGCCACAAGAAACCGGGTACGCACCGCTCGTTTGCAACAAATAGATTTATCCTTGAAGTTGGATAACAGTAAAAAAATACTCTATAAAGAAATTCAGCAAGCCTGGTACAATGCTCTGGCAGCAGAAAGTAAATACAACTCCAGTGAAGTGGCAGTAAAAGCCAACGAAGAATCTTTCCGCCTGATGAGTGAGAAATTCAATAACGGCAAAGCTACCTTT